In the genome of Synergistales bacterium, the window TCTTTCATGTCCAGCTCTTCCAGGTCCTCCGGGTTGATCCCGGTGAGCGCCCCGAAAAGGGCGAGCTCCTGCCCGCCCGGATCTGCCGCCGCTTTTTCCGCGTTCCGCTGGTCCTTCACCTTGGGCC includes:
- a CDS encoding phage tail assembly protein, producing MTTEIKLDHPLTIDGKTVESLTLRRPKVKDQRNAEKAAADPGGQELALFGALTGINPEDLEELDMKDYGKLQEAYGDFLS